A portion of the Natronococcus sp. AD-5 genome contains these proteins:
- the hpt gene encoding hypoxanthine/guanine phosphoribosyltransferase — translation MDPNLEPLARSLRAAPIVDRDGYEYFVHGVTDGIPPMEPDVLGTIVDELCERVDFADVDTIVAPEAMGIHHAAALSLETGVPFVVVRKRSYGFPTEVSVHQETGYGESEFFLNGVDAGDRVVVVDDVLSSGNTIEAVCEALESAGAEITDIAVVLRRVDSDREEFSRTVTHLLDVRVEDGELVVAD, via the coding sequence ATGGACCCGAACCTGGAGCCGCTCGCACGGTCGCTTCGCGCGGCGCCGATCGTCGACCGAGACGGATACGAGTACTTCGTTCACGGCGTTACCGACGGGATCCCGCCGATGGAGCCCGACGTACTGGGCACGATCGTCGACGAACTTTGCGAACGGGTCGACTTCGCGGACGTCGACACGATCGTCGCGCCCGAGGCGATGGGAATCCACCACGCCGCGGCGCTCTCGCTCGAGACCGGCGTCCCGTTCGTGGTCGTTCGCAAGCGCTCCTACGGCTTTCCGACGGAGGTCTCGGTCCACCAGGAAACCGGCTACGGCGAGAGCGAGTTCTTCCTGAACGGCGTCGACGCCGGCGACCGCGTGGTGGTCGTCGACGACGTCCTCTCGTCGGGAAACACGATCGAAGCCGTTTGCGAGGCGCTCGAGTCGGCCGGCGCGGAGATCACCGACATCGCGGTCGTCCTGCGGCGCGTCGACAGCGATCGCGAGGAGTTCTCCAGAACGGTGACGCACCTGCTCGACGTTCGCGTCGAGGACGGTGAACTCGTGGTCGCCGACTGA
- a CDS encoding ABC transporter ATP-binding protein, with product MADATQRTAEAQHDPGDERKDVVFSLENATVEFDMDRGTSRVVDDVDFEVYREEIVGIVGESGSGKSMLANAMLDAVDEPGRLTGDVIYHPEDGDPIDVLELSDRELKEFRWEEVAMVFQGASRSFNPTMTIRGHFEETLDAHGADREAGMDRARELLSDLYLDAERVLDSYPHELSGGMSQRALIALSLILEPEVLVMDEPTAALDLLMQRSILSLLSDLQEKYDLTVVFITHDLPLVAGLADRIAVMYAFDLREVGPAKDVVRNPTHPYTRALLKAVPNLDAPLETMQPIEGSAPDPVNIPQGCTYAPRCPIADEQCRTTEPHFHEVDDGGEHAVTCFHWEDADEAVDLDPQAQTADGETEVNR from the coding sequence ATGGCAGACGCGACACAACGAACCGCAGAGGCACAGCACGATCCGGGCGACGAGCGAAAGGACGTCGTCTTCTCGCTCGAGAACGCGACCGTCGAGTTCGACATGGACCGCGGCACGTCCCGCGTCGTCGACGACGTGGACTTCGAGGTCTACCGCGAGGAGATCGTCGGCATCGTCGGCGAGAGCGGCTCCGGGAAGTCGATGCTCGCGAACGCGATGCTCGACGCCGTCGACGAGCCGGGTCGGCTCACGGGCGACGTGATCTACCACCCCGAAGACGGCGACCCGATCGACGTCCTCGAGCTCTCGGATCGCGAACTCAAGGAGTTCCGCTGGGAGGAGGTCGCCATGGTCTTCCAGGGCGCTTCGCGCTCGTTCAACCCGACGATGACGATCCGGGGCCACTTCGAGGAGACGCTCGACGCGCACGGCGCCGACCGCGAAGCGGGAATGGATCGCGCTCGCGAGTTGCTCTCGGACCTGTACCTCGACGCCGAGCGGGTGCTCGACTCATACCCACACGAACTCTCCGGCGGGATGTCCCAGCGCGCGCTGATCGCGCTGAGCCTGATCCTCGAGCCCGAAGTGCTGGTGATGGACGAGCCGACGGCCGCCCTGGACCTGCTGATGCAGCGGTCGATCCTCAGCCTGCTTTCGGACCTCCAGGAGAAGTACGACCTGACGGTCGTGTTCATCACCCACGACCTGCCGCTCGTGGCGGGGCTGGCCGACCGGATCGCGGTCATGTACGCGTTCGATCTCCGCGAGGTCGGTCCGGCCAAGGACGTCGTCCGGAATCCCACGCATCCGTACACGCGAGCTCTCCTGAAGGCGGTCCCGAATCTCGACGCGCCGCTCGAGACGATGCAGCCGATCGAGGGCTCCGCCCCGGACCCGGTGAACATCCCGCAAGGGTGTACCTACGCGCCGCGGTGTCCGATCGCGGACGAGCAGTGTCGGACGACGGAACCGCACTTCCACGAGGTCGACGACGGCGGCGAACACGCGGTGACCTGTTTCCACTGGGAAGACGCAGACGAGGCGGTCGATCTCGATCCGCAAGCGCAGACGGCCGACGGGGAGACGGAGGTGAACCGATGA
- a CDS encoding DUF5800 family protein: MTTLAFDDDGVDVVYEGTEFRLERELIEEATEKSYYDVTDHEVLKIVAEQPNLQGEPRRVGDIL; this comes from the coding sequence ATGACGACTCTCGCGTTCGACGACGACGGCGTCGACGTTGTCTACGAAGGTACCGAGTTCCGCCTCGAGCGAGAACTCATCGAAGAGGCGACCGAGAAGTCCTACTACGACGTGACGGATCACGAGGTCTTGAAGATCGTCGCCGAGCAGCCGAACCTGCAGGGCGAGCCCCGCCGGGTCGGCGACATTCTCTAG
- a CDS encoding DUF192 domain-containing protein, protein MARPRRAGGPGDEHRTNGTFFSAPRRLEGVQLVHESEREPPKILASTVDTADSIASQFRGLTFRRSLPDDYALAFRFGTARTRDVHTMFVFVPLDVVWIVDDVVRRVERLRPWRGFARETADLIVELPAGAATDVESGDRLVLEEDCTAG, encoded by the coding sequence ATGGCGCGACCCCGACGCGCGGGCGGACCGGGCGACGAGCACCGGACGAACGGGACCTTTTTCAGCGCTCCACGGCGACTCGAGGGCGTGCAACTCGTCCACGAATCGGAGCGCGAACCGCCGAAGATCCTGGCGTCGACGGTCGATACCGCGGATTCGATCGCGAGTCAGTTCCGCGGACTCACGTTCCGTCGATCGCTTCCCGACGACTACGCGCTCGCGTTCCGGTTCGGGACGGCCAGGACCCGCGACGTGCACACAATGTTCGTCTTCGTCCCGCTCGACGTCGTCTGGATCGTCGACGACGTCGTCCGGCGCGTCGAGCGGCTTCGCCCCTGGCGCGGCTTCGCCCGCGAAACGGCCGACCTGATCGTCGAACTCCCCGCCGGCGCGGCGACCGACGTCGAGTCCGGCGATCGGCTCGTGCTCGAGGAAGACTGTACTGCCGGATAG
- a CDS encoding DUF7097 family protein codes for MEKTPRGTSVGVDDPYEFAGVCVHLTGDGRCRYAFDHYEHDPEFARSRAIDDYECPVVDPERDETWADCPHFRSRNRDRECVRCGLEAKRLAHDDERPLLEEHHLSYARDGEELSHEITVYLCRWCHSKVHTSWARITDDAAPDSDAIAALEQRRGREQEEAAFESAAERFDREDRS; via the coding sequence ATGGAGAAGACGCCACGGGGAACGTCGGTCGGCGTCGACGACCCGTACGAGTTCGCCGGCGTCTGCGTCCACCTCACCGGCGACGGTCGGTGTCGGTACGCGTTCGACCACTACGAGCACGACCCCGAGTTCGCCCGCTCGCGGGCGATCGACGACTACGAGTGTCCCGTCGTCGACCCCGAGCGCGACGAGACGTGGGCCGACTGCCCGCACTTCCGGTCGCGAAACCGCGACCGCGAGTGCGTCCGCTGCGGCCTCGAGGCAAAGCGGCTGGCCCACGACGACGAGCGGCCGCTGCTCGAGGAACACCACCTCTCGTACGCACGCGACGGCGAGGAACTCTCCCACGAGATCACGGTCTACCTCTGTCGGTGGTGCCACTCGAAGGTCCACACCTCGTGGGCGCGGATCACCGACGACGCCGCGCCGGACTCCGACGCGATCGCCGCCCTCGAGCAGCGCCGCGGTCGCGAGCAGGAAGAGGCAGCCTTCGAATCCGCCGCCGAACGCTTCGACCGGGAAGATCGGTCCTAA
- a CDS encoding right-handed parallel beta-helix repeat-containing protein, producing MTENGSPIGSNESDVSRRSYMQLLGAVGLGAGTHAASGGSDVAAAAPDGDGTANGITVSDSGIDVGDGITRLDFEGSLSPAVQDDSNSVQIQSASNRNVVNVRVDLGVRPRQDDLWAAIQRHYNSFSPANRNHLYVVPAETWFVRSNNLDLPDHQFFGLVGEPSATLRVNDRNVDRLMTVGRINTSAGRARQTVMRDLNIDISGDYDAGIGRWYTYGYGRIENIVMRGKRDRLHPDYGGDLHTLLVNGVQPETSNLIRQCLFPDGHVIYDPDVAERGYAIGFSSEPPNQGTNIWDGCQITGYGSGFYVSTSGGRNVIRGSHVRNCGRASIRIGDNDHLQDCTVTMTEHPGRPWTALWLESGDRQVVDNVLIRNEIEKDTEIVRLTQDGRARLSDVNIVDNGGSGRAMRIDDNDQTQTVFEGLTLVDRSSPTGWSDYAVYVRSSNVTFRDCDFDLESQSDTSRHGIYVTGGNVDRLSLDNCDVDPDGASLRFGGSGEEHNVTNSFFEGSVTSDSGTTLSNVLWVGNRHAGQTNFRGQRSNWQGDFNFGFNV from the coding sequence ATGACAGAGAACGGATCCCCCATCGGATCGAACGAGAGTGACGTATCGCGACGATCGTACATGCAGTTGCTCGGCGCCGTCGGACTAGGTGCGGGCACGCACGCGGCGTCCGGCGGTAGCGACGTTGCCGCGGCGGCTCCCGACGGCGACGGTACGGCGAACGGAATCACGGTAAGCGACTCGGGGATCGACGTCGGCGACGGTATCACTCGACTCGACTTCGAGGGATCGCTTTCGCCCGCCGTTCAGGACGACAGTAACAGCGTCCAGATCCAAAGCGCATCGAATCGAAACGTCGTCAACGTCCGCGTGGATCTCGGCGTCCGCCCGCGACAGGACGACCTGTGGGCCGCGATACAGCGACACTACAACTCGTTTTCGCCCGCAAACCGGAACCATCTGTACGTCGTCCCGGCCGAGACGTGGTTCGTCCGGTCGAACAATCTCGACCTGCCCGACCACCAGTTCTTCGGCCTGGTCGGAGAGCCGTCCGCCACGCTCAGAGTCAACGACCGGAACGTCGACCGGCTGATGACCGTCGGACGAATCAACACGTCGGCCGGGCGGGCCCGGCAAACGGTGATGCGCGATCTGAATATCGACATCAGCGGTGATTACGATGCCGGGATCGGTCGGTGGTACACGTACGGGTACGGACGCATAGAGAACATCGTCATGCGAGGTAAGCGCGATCGCCTCCATCCCGATTACGGCGGCGACCTGCACACGCTCCTGGTGAACGGGGTCCAACCCGAGACGTCGAACCTTATCAGGCAGTGCCTGTTCCCGGACGGTCACGTGATTTACGATCCCGACGTGGCCGAACGCGGCTACGCGATCGGGTTCAGTTCGGAACCGCCCAACCAGGGCACGAACATCTGGGACGGCTGTCAGATCACGGGCTACGGTTCGGGCTTCTACGTGTCGACGAGCGGCGGCCGAAACGTCATCAGGGGCAGTCACGTTCGGAACTGCGGGCGGGCGAGCATCCGCATCGGCGACAACGATCACCTCCAGGACTGCACGGTGACGATGACCGAGCATCCGGGCCGACCCTGGACCGCGCTCTGGCTCGAGAGCGGCGACAGACAGGTCGTCGACAACGTACTGATCCGAAACGAGATCGAAAAAGACACGGAAATCGTTCGACTGACGCAGGACGGAAGGGCGCGGCTGTCGGACGTTAACATCGTCGACAACGGGGGTAGCGGTCGGGCGATGCGCATCGACGATAACGACCAGACGCAGACGGTTTTCGAAGGACTGACGCTCGTCGACCGCTCGAGCCCGACCGGCTGGTCGGACTACGCTGTCTACGTCCGTTCGTCGAACGTCACCTTCCGCGACTGCGACTTCGACCTCGAGTCACAGTCGGATACGAGTCGGCACGGAATTTACGTGACCGGAGGGAACGTCGACAGACTCTCGCTCGACAACTGCGACGTCGATCCCGACGGAGCGAGTCTCCGGTTCGGCGGGAGCGGCGAAGAGCACAACGTCACGAATTCGTTCTTCGAGGGGTCCGTGACGAGCGATTCCGGCACGACGCTTTCGAACGTGTTGTGGGTCGGAAACCGACACGCCGGTCAGACGAACTTCAGGGGCCAACGGTCGAACTGGCAGGGCGACTTTAACTTCGGCTTCAACGTCTAA
- a CDS encoding TrmB family transcriptional regulator, with protein MQEATLRSQLAAFGLSEKEIDTYLALLSLGEAKTSAIADDSGVSQRYVYQIAEDLEERGLAIVKDHAAPTTIAAVPPEQAIEGLVSRLRSLQPGLESRFTEAAEETASFNVIKSRQTALKEIRRIINSANEEAFLALPHYAVEKLEDDLEAAFDRGVMIVLHEGAIEPQSTEDVERRFDGVAHVVRQWHHDMSFVVTAEDASSGIVGERRLLRSDDNDKEAVAVSESHVVGSMFGAFQGGFWAAGEGVYTGDPAPLPATYTMSRPAVLNAVLAQLGGRMLRAEVTGYTTDTDERRSVTGRIVEIRQGLVEPFTNSFPVENSLTIETDDGERVSVGGEGAFVEDLRANEIVLRPVE; from the coding sequence ATGCAGGAAGCTACACTCAGATCGCAGCTGGCGGCGTTCGGACTCTCCGAGAAGGAGATCGACACCTACCTGGCGTTGCTCTCGCTCGGCGAGGCGAAGACGAGCGCGATCGCCGACGACTCCGGCGTCTCCCAGCGGTACGTCTACCAGATCGCCGAAGACCTGGAGGAACGGGGGCTGGCGATCGTGAAGGATCACGCGGCGCCGACGACGATCGCCGCCGTGCCGCCGGAGCAGGCCATCGAGGGGCTCGTCAGCCGGCTGCGCTCGCTCCAGCCCGGCCTCGAGAGTCGATTCACCGAGGCCGCCGAGGAGACGGCCTCGTTCAACGTCATCAAGAGCCGCCAGACCGCGCTCAAGGAGATCCGACGGATCATCAACTCGGCGAACGAGGAAGCGTTCCTCGCGCTCCCGCACTACGCGGTCGAGAAGCTCGAGGACGATCTCGAGGCCGCGTTCGACCGCGGCGTGATGATCGTGTTGCACGAGGGTGCGATCGAGCCGCAGTCGACCGAGGACGTCGAGCGCCGATTCGACGGCGTTGCGCACGTCGTTCGTCAGTGGCACCACGACATGTCGTTCGTCGTAACCGCGGAGGATGCGTCGTCGGGGATCGTCGGCGAGCGGCGCCTCCTCCGAAGCGACGACAACGACAAGGAAGCCGTCGCCGTCTCGGAGTCGCACGTCGTCGGGTCGATGTTCGGAGCCTTCCAGGGCGGGTTCTGGGCCGCCGGTGAGGGGGTCTACACCGGCGATCCCGCTCCGCTGCCTGCGACCTACACGATGTCGCGTCCGGCGGTGCTCAACGCGGTGCTCGCGCAGCTCGGCGGCCGAATGCTCCGGGCGGAGGTGACGGGATACACGACCGACACGGACGAGCGCCGATCCGTGACGGGACGGATCGTCGAGATCAGACAGGGGCTCGTCGAACCGTTTACGAACTCCTTCCCCGTCGAGAACAGTCTCACGATCGAGACCGACGACGGCGAACGAGTCAGCGTCGGCGGCGAAGGTGCGTTCGTCGAGGACCTGCGTGCGAACGAGATCGTCCTCCGACCGGTCGAATGA
- a CDS encoding outer membrane protein assembly factor BamB family protein translates to MPSITRRRVLAAVGGIGALSIGALGVESVAGPAPTFHEASVPDGDWPAHRRDSRRTAAAPNARRATEEPHVDWEVEVPDQSALVVADGRAYVGGERGVAAVVLEDGSELWTSDAPGETLCHAGDTVYCGESRYGTLTALENDTGERRFELEESFHRVWDPLALEDVLLVGDHGMLRGCDPATGAVEWERNIGGNGDVYPAVADERLYVGGPGPLETYGPREGWDAVRHDGPQQLERGIGPVFATAPAVSDGVYLGGHAGLRETAAFEFDRDGRPVWEGPSGHNVSSPALAGDHGVLWSQNREREPEYQVHGIDLETGETNWSEPFEDVPATPVVAGGLAIVGGRDGSLVALEPETGDSVWETVLENRVGIVVPSADLLLTVGWDVG, encoded by the coding sequence ATGCCCTCCATCACCCGACGACGCGTGCTCGCGGCGGTCGGCGGTATCGGCGCGCTCTCGATCGGCGCCCTCGGGGTCGAGTCGGTCGCCGGCCCCGCGCCGACGTTCCACGAGGCGAGCGTCCCCGACGGAGACTGGCCAGCACACCGCCGCGACTCGCGGCGAACGGCGGCGGCGCCGAACGCGAGACGGGCTACCGAGGAACCGCACGTCGACTGGGAGGTCGAGGTGCCGGACCAGTCAGCGCTCGTCGTAGCCGACGGCAGGGCCTACGTCGGCGGAGAACGCGGCGTCGCGGCTGTCGTCCTCGAAGACGGGTCGGAGCTGTGGACGAGCGACGCCCCCGGAGAAACGCTCTGTCACGCCGGCGACACCGTCTACTGCGGCGAGTCGAGATACGGAACGCTGACCGCACTCGAGAACGACACCGGCGAGCGCCGGTTCGAACTCGAGGAATCGTTTCACCGAGTTTGGGACCCGCTCGCGCTCGAGGACGTCCTTTTGGTCGGCGACCACGGGATGCTTCGAGGCTGCGACCCAGCGACCGGGGCCGTCGAGTGGGAACGAAACATCGGCGGCAACGGAGATGTATATCCCGCCGTTGCGGACGAGCGGCTGTACGTTGGCGGACCGGGACCGCTCGAGACGTACGGTCCCCGCGAGGGATGGGACGCGGTCCGACACGACGGTCCGCAGCAACTCGAACGCGGAATCGGGCCGGTGTTCGCAACGGCACCGGCTGTCAGCGACGGCGTCTATCTCGGCGGACACGCAGGTCTCAGAGAAACCGCCGCCTTCGAATTCGACCGCGACGGCCGTCCCGTCTGGGAGGGACCGAGCGGACACAACGTCTCTTCGCCCGCGCTGGCCGGAGATCACGGCGTCCTCTGGAGTCAAAACCGCGAGCGAGAGCCGGAGTATCAGGTCCACGGGATCGACCTCGAGACCGGTGAGACGAACTGGAGCGAACCGTTCGAGGACGTCCCGGCGACCCCGGTCGTCGCCGGCGGGCTGGCGATCGTCGGCGGGCGCGACGGCAGCCTCGTCGCGCTCGAGCCGGAAACGGGCGATTCCGTCTGGGAAACCGTTCTCGAAAACCGGGTCGGTATCGTCGTCCCGAGTGCTGATCTGTTGCTCACCGTCGGTTGGGACGTCGGTTGA
- a CDS encoding (R)-citramalate synthase, translating to MTASPEQTIAADRTVRLLDTTLRDGEQAPGVSLSPDEKVEIARELERTGVSVIEAGSACTGAGERQAISRVTDLDLEARVTSFCRGMATDIDLALDCDVDGVHVVVPASDRHVEGKVGTSREANLEATAELVEYATDHDLWVEVIGEDGSRADLDYLEELMATALDAGADRTCFADTVGHTGPERTTEAVSRLADLGPVSAHTHDDLGLGVANALSAVSAGADLVHCTVNGLGERAGNVALEEVAIALEHVYDVGTVDLEGLYDLAQLVSRATGVPLPPNKAVIGENAFTHESGIHTDGTLKDDKMYEPYAPETVGRERRLALGKHTGRAGVKATLEEHDVDASGEEIAEIATRVTELGDRGRRVTDADLLAVAEDVTGDDRDRVVELLDLTATSGGPVPTASIRLDVGGEERVASGTGSGPVDAAVSAVREALGSMADAELESYHVDAVTGGTDAVVTVEVTMVRDDRSVTVARSEADITRASVEAMVDALDRLLASEEQPLAPADD from the coding sequence GTGACCGCTTCTCCGGAGCAGACGATCGCAGCCGACCGTACAGTCCGCCTTCTCGATACGACGCTTCGCGACGGCGAACAAGCCCCGGGTGTCTCGCTCTCACCCGACGAAAAAGTCGAGATCGCCCGCGAGCTCGAGCGGACCGGCGTTTCGGTCATCGAGGCCGGGAGCGCCTGCACCGGCGCGGGCGAACGCCAGGCCATCTCGCGGGTGACCGACCTCGACCTCGAGGCCCGCGTCACCAGCTTCTGTCGCGGGATGGCGACGGACATCGACCTCGCGCTGGACTGCGACGTCGACGGCGTCCACGTCGTGGTTCCCGCGAGCGACCGCCACGTCGAGGGGAAGGTCGGCACCTCCCGCGAGGCGAACCTCGAGGCGACCGCCGAACTCGTCGAGTACGCCACCGATCACGACCTCTGGGTCGAGGTCATCGGCGAGGACGGCTCCCGGGCCGACCTCGACTACCTCGAGGAACTGATGGCGACCGCGCTCGACGCGGGCGCCGATCGGACCTGCTTCGCCGACACCGTCGGCCACACCGGTCCGGAGCGCACGACCGAGGCGGTCTCCCGGCTCGCCGACCTCGGACCGGTCAGCGCCCACACCCACGACGACCTCGGGCTGGGCGTCGCGAACGCGCTGTCGGCCGTCTCCGCGGGGGCGGATCTCGTTCACTGTACGGTAAACGGCCTCGGCGAACGCGCCGGTAACGTCGCCCTCGAGGAGGTCGCGATCGCACTCGAGCACGTCTACGACGTCGGCACCGTCGATCTCGAGGGGCTGTACGACCTCGCCCAACTCGTCTCGCGAGCGACCGGCGTACCGCTGCCGCCGAACAAGGCCGTCATCGGCGAGAACGCCTTCACCCACGAGAGCGGCATCCACACCGACGGGACGCTGAAGGACGACAAGATGTACGAACCGTACGCGCCAGAGACGGTCGGTCGCGAGCGCCGCCTCGCGCTCGGCAAGCACACCGGCCGGGCCGGCGTCAAGGCGACGCTCGAGGAGCACGACGTCGACGCCAGCGGCGAGGAAATCGCGGAGATTGCGACCCGCGTCACCGAACTCGGCGACCGCGGACGGCGCGTCACCGACGCCGACCTGCTCGCCGTCGCCGAGGACGTCACCGGCGACGACCGCGACCGCGTCGTCGAGCTGCTCGACCTCACCGCGACGAGCGGCGGTCCCGTTCCCACGGCGAGCATCCGGCTCGACGTCGGCGGCGAGGAGCGCGTCGCCAGCGGAACCGGGTCCGGACCCGTCGACGCCGCCGTCTCCGCCGTTCGCGAGGCGCTCGGCTCGATGGCCGACGCCGAACTCGAGTCCTACCACGTCGACGCGGTTACCGGCGGGACCGACGCCGTCGTCACGGTCGAGGTGACGATGGTCCGCGACGACCGGTCGGTGACGGTCGCCCGGAGCGAGGCCGACATCACCCGCGCGAGCGTCGAGGCGATGGTCGACGCGCTCGATCGGCTGCTCGCCAGCGAGGAACAACCGCTCGCGCCGGCCGACGACTGA
- a CDS encoding ABC transporter permease, whose protein sequence is MSRTETSDFETLSETQLTRSERYRQLIDELVLAPARIVWHDWRARIAVVIISGFLFLGTVGVRLVDEPRTNQGDRLVGAFRTLEHPLGTTASGVDILSQITYATVPMLQMITAGAVFSVVMATAIGTTSGYKGGVVDRVLMTVTDVLLTIPGLPLVIVLAGVLPIGGNPYAIGVLLSINAWAGLARALRSQVLTLRDAEYVEASRIMGVSTPKILSADIIPNLMPYITMNFVQQARAVIFGSVGLYFLGILPYNRTNWGVMMSDAVRQAGATSSVAAFHWLLMPMLAVILLSMGLTLFAQSADRLFNPRVRARHAKTIGGDETDEVSS, encoded by the coding sequence GTGAGTCGTACTGAGACCTCCGACTTCGAGACGCTCTCGGAGACGCAGCTGACGCGGTCCGAACGGTATCGCCAGCTGATCGACGAGCTCGTGCTCGCACCCGCGCGGATCGTCTGGCACGACTGGCGGGCCCGTATCGCCGTCGTCATCATCTCCGGGTTCCTCTTCCTGGGGACCGTCGGCGTCCGCCTCGTCGACGAACCGCGAACGAACCAGGGAGACCGACTGGTCGGCGCGTTCCGGACGCTCGAGCACCCGCTCGGCACGACCGCGTCGGGCGTCGACATTCTCTCGCAGATCACGTACGCCACGGTGCCGATGCTCCAGATGATCACCGCAGGTGCGGTGTTCTCGGTGGTCATGGCGACGGCTATCGGCACGACCTCCGGCTACAAGGGCGGGGTCGTCGATCGCGTCCTGATGACGGTCACGGACGTGCTGCTGACGATTCCCGGCCTCCCGCTGGTGATCGTCCTCGCCGGCGTGTTGCCCATCGGGGGTAACCCGTACGCCATCGGCGTCCTGCTGTCGATCAACGCGTGGGCCGGCCTCGCCCGCGCGCTGCGCTCGCAGGTGCTGACCCTCAGAGACGCCGAGTACGTCGAGGCCTCCCGCATCATGGGCGTCTCGACGCCGAAGATCCTCTCCGCGGACATCATTCCCAACCTGATGCCGTACATCACGATGAACTTTGTCCAGCAGGCCCGCGCGGTGATCTTCGGCTCCGTCGGCCTCTACTTCCTGGGGATCCTGCCGTACAATCGGACTAACTGGGGCGTCATGATGAGCGATGCCGTCAGACAGGCCGGTGCGACGTCGTCGGTCGCGGCGTTCCACTGGCTGTTGATGCCGATGCTCGCCGTGATCCTCCTCTCGATGGGGCTGACGCTGTTCGCACAGTCGGCCGACCGTCTGTTCAACCCGCGGGTGCGCGCCCGCCACGCGAAGACGATCGGCGGAGACGAGACCGACGAGGTGAGTTCCTGA
- a CDS encoding ABC transporter ATP-binding protein, translated as MTDDHVVSLEDVEVHFEKEQSLVEGLFNDPDRVKAVDDVSLEIPENDVVALVGESGCGKTTLGKTAIGVQRPTGGSVRYRGQDIWEAKDGAGEIPYEQIRKSLQIIHQDPGGALNPNRTVMKSLTTPLARWEPDMDSEDRRARVLRMLERVGMKPPGDYASRYPHQLSGGEQQRVALVRALLMNPDLILADEAVSALDVSLRVETMDLLLELQEEFGTSFLFISHDLSNARYLAENADGRLGVMYLGEIVEIGPADEVLQNPKHPYTKVLRWATADVDPNSWDATEPPVRDIDIPDPVNPPAGCRFHPRCPEAREVCASETPALSEREADDRGHCAKCFRDDPDHEYWSSDPLGGTESTHLENH; from the coding sequence ATGACCGACGACCACGTCGTCTCCCTCGAGGACGTCGAGGTCCACTTCGAGAAGGAGCAGAGCCTGGTCGAAGGACTGTTCAACGACCCCGACCGCGTCAAGGCGGTCGACGACGTCTCGCTCGAGATTCCCGAAAACGACGTCGTCGCGCTCGTCGGCGAATCCGGCTGCGGAAAGACCACGCTCGGCAAGACCGCCATCGGCGTTCAGCGACCGACGGGCGGCAGCGTGCGCTACCGCGGACAGGACATCTGGGAGGCCAAGGACGGCGCCGGCGAGATCCCCTACGAGCAGATTCGCAAGTCTCTGCAGATCATCCACCAGGATCCCGGCGGGGCGCTCAACCCGAACCGGACGGTGATGAAGAGCCTCACGACCCCGCTGGCCCGGTGGGAACCCGACATGGACAGCGAGGACCGCCGGGCGCGAGTCCTGCGGATGCTCGAACGCGTCGGGATGAAGCCGCCGGGCGATTACGCGAGTCGCTACCCGCATCAGCTCTCGGGCGGCGAGCAACAGCGCGTCGCGCTGGTCCGGGCGCTGTTGATGAACCCGGATCTCATCCTCGCGGACGAGGCCGTCTCCGCGCTAGACGTCTCCCTGCGCGTAGAGACGATGGACCTGCTGCTCGAGCTCCAGGAGGAGTTCGGCACGTCGTTCCTGTTCATCAGCCACGACCTCTCGAACGCCCGCTACCTCGCGGAGAACGCGGACGGCCGCCTCGGGGTGATGTACCTCGGCGAGATCGTCGAGATCGGGCCCGCCGACGAAGTGCTTCAGAACCCGAAACACCCCTACACGAAGGTGTTGCGGTGGGCGACCGCGGACGTCGACCCGAATAGCTGGGACGCCACGGAGCCGCCCGTTCGCGACATCGACATCCCCGATCCGGTGAACCCGCCGGCGGGCTGTCGGTTCCACCCGCGGTGTCCCGAGGCGCGGGAGGTCTGCGCGTCCGAAACGCCCGCGCTCTCGGAGCGCGAGGCGGACGACCGGGGCCACTGCGCGAAGTGTTTCCGAGACGATCCGGACCACGAGTACTGGTCCAGCGACCCCCTCGGGGGGACCGAATCCACACACCTTGAAAACCACTGA